A window of the Methyloprofundus sp. genome harbors these coding sequences:
- a CDS encoding GTP-binding protein yields the protein MIEKLRNIAIIAHVDHGKTTLVDKLLEQSGTFAEHEQTSERMMDSNDLEKERGITILAKNTAIDWNDYHINIVDTPGHADFGGEVERVLSMVDCVLLLVDAVDGPMPQTRFVTQKAFALGLNPIVVINKIDRPGARPDWVVDQTFDLFDNLGATDEQLDFPIVYASAINGYAGLESDVSGGDMTPLFETIVEKVAPPAVDIDAPFQMQVISLDYNSYVGIIGIGRIQQGTVKRNMPLTLIDNEGNTRNGRMLKLYGFSGLERVEVETAQAGDIIAFCGIEKLQISETLCDPENVVALPKLSIDEPTVSMTFHVNNSPFAGKEGKFITTRQISDRLEKELQHNVALRVDATDDPDKFKVSGRGELHLSVLIENMRREGFEMGVSRPEVIIKEIDGVKSEPYEYVTIEVEEQHQGTIMEKLGDRKGDLKDMVPDGKGRIRLEYIVPSRGLLGFQTEFLTATSGSGLFYHVFDHYGPMKEGEVGNRVRGVLISMAAGKAVDYSLFPLQARGELLVVNGDEIYEGMLVGIHSRTNDLVVNPTKPKPLTNVRASGTDESLTCAKIQKMTLEQSLEFIGDDELVEVTPKSIRLRKILLTEIARKRSK from the coding sequence GTGATAGAAAAACTAAGAAATATAGCAATCATTGCGCACGTTGATCACGGTAAAACTACCTTGGTTGATAAACTATTAGAGCAGTCTGGTACTTTTGCAGAGCACGAACAAACCTCTGAAAGAATGATGGATTCCAACGACCTTGAAAAAGAGCGTGGTATTACCATTCTGGCAAAAAATACTGCAATTGATTGGAATGACTATCACATTAATATTGTTGATACTCCTGGGCATGCTGACTTTGGTGGTGAGGTTGAGCGAGTTTTATCAATGGTTGATTGTGTACTATTGCTGGTTGATGCCGTTGATGGCCCTATGCCGCAAACACGCTTTGTAACCCAGAAAGCATTTGCACTGGGTTTGAATCCTATTGTTGTCATTAATAAAATTGATCGCCCAGGTGCGCGCCCTGATTGGGTTGTGGATCAAACGTTTGATTTGTTTGATAACTTAGGGGCAACTGATGAACAACTAGACTTTCCTATTGTTTATGCCTCCGCTATCAATGGTTACGCAGGTTTGGAAAGTGATGTGTCTGGTGGCGATATGACGCCATTATTTGAGACGATTGTCGAGAAAGTGGCTCCACCTGCAGTTGATATTGATGCGCCGTTCCAAATGCAAGTGATTAGTTTGGATTACAACTCTTATGTTGGCATCATTGGTATTGGCCGTATTCAGCAAGGGACTGTTAAGCGCAATATGCCTTTGACCTTGATTGATAATGAAGGTAACACGCGTAATGGCCGTATGTTGAAGCTATATGGTTTTAGTGGTTTGGAGCGTGTTGAAGTAGAGACAGCGCAAGCTGGTGATATTATTGCTTTCTGTGGTATTGAGAAATTACAAATTTCAGAAACACTGTGTGACCCTGAAAATGTGGTGGCTTTACCTAAGTTATCGATTGATGAACCCACGGTAAGCATGACATTTCATGTCAATAATTCACCGTTTGCAGGTAAAGAAGGTAAGTTCATTACTACGCGTCAAATTAGTGATCGTTTAGAGAAAGAACTACAACATAACGTCGCGTTGCGTGTTGATGCAACCGATGATCCTGATAAATTTAAAGTATCAGGGCGTGGTGAATTACACTTATCAGTGTTGATCGAAAATATGCGCCGTGAAGGCTTTGAGATGGGGGTTTCGCGCCCTGAAGTTATTATCAAAGAAATTGATGGTGTTAAATCTGAGCCATATGAGTATGTGACCATTGAAGTTGAAGAGCAACATCAGGGTACCATTATGGAAAAACTGGGTGACCGTAAAGGTGACTTAAAAGATATGGTTCCAGACGGTAAAGGTCGTATTCGTTTAGAGTATATTGTGCCTTCGCGCGGTTTATTAGGTTTTCAAACAGAATTTTTAACAGCGACCTCTGGATCAGGTTTGTTCTATCATGTGTTCGACCATTACGGACCAATGAAAGAAGGGGAGGTTGGTAACCGAGTGCGTGGTGTATTGATTTCTATGGCGGCTGGTAAAGCAGTCGATTATTCTTTATTTCCTCTACAAGCGCGTGGTGAGTTATTAGTCGTTAATGGTGATGAGATATACGAAGGTATGTTGGTGGGTATTCATTCGCGTACTAATGATTTAGTGGTTAACCCAACTAAACCTAAGCCGTTAACTAACGTGCGTGCGTCAGGAACAGATGAAAGTTTAACCTGTGCCAAGATTCAGAAAATGACTTTAGAGCAGTCTCTAGAGTTTATTGGTGATGATGAATTAGTGGAAGTAACACCAAAATCAATTCGTCTACGTAAAATTTTATTAACTGAAATAGCACGTAAACGTTCAAAGTAG
- a CDS encoding tellurite methyltransferase yields the protein MNKPLLEKWNRIYQSETIISVVAEVLVDNLYLLPTSGLALDLASGLGANALLLAQQGMTTQAWDISDIAMHKLQQQAETHALSIETCVHEISENSFTPDSFDVIVVSRFLDRSISNAIMESLKPKGLLFYQTYTQHKTSTQGPKNPRFLLAENELLDLFSALKVVYYRENASLGALQYGLRNEAQFIGQKA from the coding sequence ATGAATAAGCCATTGCTAGAGAAGTGGAATCGAATTTATCAGTCTGAGACAATTATTTCGGTTGTCGCAGAAGTGTTGGTGGATAACCTGTATTTGCTACCAACATCAGGCTTAGCCTTAGATTTGGCAAGTGGCTTAGGAGCAAATGCACTTTTATTGGCTCAGCAAGGCATGACCACACAAGCATGGGATATTTCTGATATTGCTATGCATAAATTACAGCAGCAGGCAGAGACGCACGCCTTGTCTATAGAGACCTGCGTACATGAAATTAGTGAAAATAGTTTTACGCCTGACTCTTTTGATGTCATTGTCGTGAGTCGATTCCTTGACCGTTCGATTAGTAATGCGATAATGGAGAGTTTAAAGCCTAAAGGTTTGCTTTTTTATCAGACCTATACCCAGCATAAAACTTCTACACAAGGTCCTAAAAATCCTCGATTTTTATTAGCTGAAAATGAATTATTAGATTTATTTTCTGCCTTAAAGGTGGTTTATTATCGAGAGAATGCGAGTTTAGGTGCGCTGCAATATGGCTTAAGAAATGAAGCGCAGTTTATAGGGCAGAAGGCTTGA
- a CDS encoding 23S rRNA (guanosine2251-2'-O)-methyltransferase, which produces MSLAKVFGVHAAQSALDYSPKKISQAWVDQKRQDERLQSLVKGLKKRNISIEKADRKKLDNMAKGGNHQGIVLEVEMPSVRSESDLKSVVTASEQTPFWLILDHVQDPHNLGACLRTADAAGVQGIIVTKDQAVGITPAVCKVASGAAETVPVYQVTNLSRTISWLKEQGIWIAGAAGEAEQDIYAMDVNMPLALVMGAEEKGMRRLTREQCDFLVKIPMQGSVDSLNVSVAAGVLIYEIYRQRLGA; this is translated from the coding sequence ATGAGTTTAGCAAAAGTGTTTGGTGTGCATGCAGCACAATCGGCATTAGATTATTCACCGAAAAAAATTAGTCAGGCTTGGGTGGATCAAAAACGCCAAGATGAGCGCTTGCAGTCCTTGGTGAAAGGGTTAAAAAAACGCAATATCAGTATTGAAAAAGCCGACCGTAAAAAATTGGATAATATGGCTAAGGGCGGCAACCATCAAGGGATTGTTTTAGAAGTTGAAATGCCGTCTGTGCGCTCAGAGAGTGACTTAAAGTCGGTGGTGACTGCTAGTGAACAAACACCATTTTGGTTGATTTTAGACCATGTGCAAGACCCACATAATTTAGGTGCGTGTTTAAGAACGGCTGATGCAGCAGGTGTGCAAGGTATTATTGTAACTAAAGATCAGGCTGTGGGTATTACCCCTGCTGTGTGTAAAGTCGCCAGTGGTGCGGCAGAGACTGTGCCTGTTTATCAAGTGACTAATTTAAGTCGCACTATTTCTTGGTTAAAAGAGCAAGGCATTTGGATTGCAGGGGCTGCTGGTGAGGCGGAGCAAGATATTTATGCAATGGATGTTAATATGCCGCTAGCTTTGGTGATGGGAGCTGAAGAGAAGGGCATGCGTCGTTTAACGCGTGAGCAGTGCGACTTTTTGGTGAAAATTCCAATGCAGGGTAGTGTTGATAGTTTGAATGTGTCGGTGGCTGCTGGCGTTTTAATTTATGAGATTTATCGGCAACGATTAGGGGCGTAA